The Nicotiana tomentosiformis chromosome 2, ASM39032v3, whole genome shotgun sequence genome includes the window gtaaatacaccaaagcaaagtaaaacttcctaaaatagtaaagaaaaatgaCTACAGCAACTTCAGAAGTTCAAACTTGACATAATTTTATGAAACTCAGCTATAatacaaggctgaaaatctcGAACAAAAATActcctcgggaggttctgcggccgtacaattctatgtgcggtccgtagatttcttcatctggcaTGAGCTGGAGTTCTGCGGTAGCACATTTCTGAATTGTGGCCGCAGGGCAACTTTTTTGCGGTTCGCAGATTTAGAACTGTGGCCGCAAGGCatttttctgcggtccgcaatattAGGATTGCAGCCGCAAGGCAATCTTCTGCGGACGCACAAATCTTAAGCGATCCGCAATTCACTGAGgctctggacttggtctttttacATACTCTCTGATCTTAGACCCTTAGCCCAACTTTGTGGCCGTACAAATCTTGTGCGATCCGCAATTCACTGAGGCTCTGGACTTGGTCTTCTtacatactctctgatcttcgacACTTAGCCCAActttgcgaccgcacaattcataTACGGTCCGCAGATTTGTAAAAATGTCTGCtaatttttccttctttgtttgcggccgcagatgaaattctacggtccgcaatttcttacgcggccgcagaattccttctgcggactgcacattgtgtgcttctgtgccctttattgccttgtgcttgaactactccttttttagtcggatttcatctcgggagcccaACTTCCAACAGCCCTGCAGTttttcacaatttcattagtttcgggaatacaattcaatacttttatactaaaacaaaagctaaaaggcactaataaatagtcaaaatccccacttatcaaagACGAATGAGCTTATATTTGGTTGAGGGATTTTAAGATTGAGAAATGGCTCCACATAAGGATAGTGGCAGAAGATGAAATTTTTTTACTACAAATGTCTCAGAGTCTCTCAATGGGTTGTTGAAGTCAGCTCGTGAACTGCCAGTCACTGTTATGGTACAAATGTCATTCAAGCAACCGGCGGAGAGGTTCGCTGATCGATTCCGCAGTGCATTCTCCTTAGTTGAAAGGGGTGTTTAAATTATGCCAAAACTGATGCAATAGTTTGAGGATTATAGGAAACGATCATAGTGGCATACATATTTACAATATTGCAGTGACCGAGATATTTTTGAAGTTAGAGCTAATTTGCATCAAGGTTCCGGTAATAATATTCTTGTATAGTAGTAGATGAAGTCGAGCCTCGAAGTTGCGAGCGCAGCCTCTCCTATCTACCCACCTCCTAGCACGGGGTAGCAGCGACGGTGGTGGGGAATCTGAAGCTAGTGGTCGAGGAGGGGGTTGCATCTGCAAGAATCTCTCCCAAGCCCAAACCTAATATTGATTGTGGACGTAAAACTGAGTATttttactctatatatatatatatatatatatatatatatatatgtgtgtgtgtgtgtgtgtgtgtgtgtgtgatattCATGATAAGAATTAATAATATTATCACCTATAGAAGCGGAATAAATCCAGCAATGTCCCTCACGCTACCCATCGACACCCTGTATAGCTGCCTATACATGTACGCTAGAACGACACCGCCCCAACTGTACATGGGTAAATCAAATAACCGCTCCAGATGAGCCAAGAAACATAGGCTCATAAGGTTCCCCGAGGTGTATGGAAAAAGAATACTGCCAAATATCATCAACAGCAACAGCCTAGACTGTCGCTCAATAACCTCCATTAGTGTCGGATCCGTTATCTGCTCATGTAGTGCCTATAGGTGCTGCCTAACAAGCAATAATTGTAATCGGCTAATTCGATTAATCACAGACTCCTCAACCATAAGGAATACAGTGAGCCTCACCAACATCTGTAGATAGTCAAGCCTCTTATACTCCCTAATCCACGGTGGGTAGTGGATAGCAAGACCGTCAACAGGCAATCCAAACAATACCTCTACGTGTTGTAATGTGATAGTCGCCTCGGCGGTAGGCAAATGGAATGCATGAGTCTCTGGCCTCCAACACTCGATCAGAGTTGTGGTTAATGGCCAGTCGAACTGTAACTGGCCGACCTCGATGACTCGGTAAAAACCAATCCAAGTGAGGCACGCGACAATACGCTGATGTAGTGGGTGATCCCTAATGCGTCGTGGGTAGAAGTTCTCGCTAAGCAACTCTCCATCCTATATACATGATGACCTATGGCGCACTTGGAGCATAAGTAGCTCACGTGACATATGTCTAGGATGAACAACCGGGCGATCCATAATGATGTCTGTACATTGAATAATGTTAATTAACGTATGTTCTCTTACGTTTTTATAGCtaaagatttatttattactgtAGTTTGAGATTGTAAGGAATATTATCTAACTATATGAagtatatattatttattatttatttaattcaaaccAATTTTTACATTAGTATTTAGACTAAACAATAAAATTTTTGCAGATTCTCGTTTGTATtgacatttattttaatttttatttgtcAGTTAGAAGTACCTACAATATTATTCTACTTTTAATTCTCGAAATatatcaaaatattttattaattaatttgatacaaattatTAATTAGTATTTAATTAATTCATAATGGTTTATACGTTATTTTTTAGATTTAACAATAAAAATTCGGCAGAGTATCCTTTGTACCGACAACTATATAAATTTTAATTCGTTAGTTATATAACTCTACATTATTTTAATTGTTGAACTTATGGAGATTTCTTAAAATAGCTAATTACTTAATTCgatacgaagtattatttatcatttaattaattcATAAATTTTGTACGtttgtttattgtatttcatGACAAACAATCGGCAGAGTATCCTCCGTATTGCCAACAGTTTAATTTTTATTCAACAGTCAAAGAATCCTAAAGTAGGTTATTGGTTTAACTTATATGGCGGGCAATGTAGGAATCTAACAACCAAAGTAGGAATCAAAATACTACTTCTATGACGGACAAATAAATAAAGTAGTCAACATTTAAcaaacaattaatatttacataCTATTGCATAAATACATTCAATACTATAAATAaacaacaaaattcacaaaattctCCAATTAAACAATATTCaacaaaataataacaaaaaaacTAGCTAAATTTCAAATAATCGATCGGCAAAATTGACAAATACCAACAAATATCGTAATTTCCATATGAAAATTATAACTATTCCTAATTGTTTTTATGGAATTAAAACAACTAAAGCCGAAATCTATTTTACAATTACTACtacttacaaaaaaaaaaaaaaaagttgcatAAAAGATCCGAACTAAAGTGTGCAATAGTTAATACACATGTAATACACATAATGTATAAATAATtaacggaaaaggtccaaatatacccttgtactatacgaaattgagcacatttgccattcgttaatactttagctcaaatataccCTTACCGTCAcgtagttggtccatatatgcccttagaattatacagttggcccatatatgcccttttcgaaacggaatccactcaagctaattagctctttcgttaattgtattaaagtgtattacaaacactatttcctttttattagtattttttttctttacctttctcttttctttcttctttcttcttttcttctctttttttttcctttttctttctcccttatccgatttcctccattaccgatgtcttctccattttcgtcaccaatttcacttgacaaaactcatgaattccaattactaagaaaattctcccataagaatatttttatagatcatatgtttgtcaatttttaaatttttactgaacatatatttagttctaaaaaatttaacaaagtaagattgaaataatatttatgtaacaaaaaactcGAAAAATCCAATAAAACTGAATAAttcaaaccgatataattggtttggtttggttttgataaaagtcgaaccaacccgttccatgtacacccctaatttacatagttaataaaaaaaaatagaaaatatccagccaaaaaagataaaaaagactaacaactcaaatttataacactacaacttgaaatctaggcttttaatcattaaattatctttctagaaataatttaaatattttggtcttttgagtattgttaaaggttgagatgcttttattattttaaagtttaaaccataatttttggaacaaTTTAATTTTGTTTATTTAGAGGGCGAGTGAAATTGAAACTTGATTACCTTATgaaagaattttcttagtaattggaatttatgagttttgtcaagtgaaattggtgacgaaaatggagaagacatcagtaatggaggaaacggataagggagaaagaaaaaggaaaaaaaaaaagaagaaaagaaaaaagaagaaagaaaagagaaaggtaaagaaaaaaagtactaataaaagggaaatagtgtttgtaatacactttaatacaattaacgaaagagttaattagtttgggtgaattccgtttcgaaaatggcatatatgggccaactgtgtaactctaatggcatatatgggccaactatGTGAcgataagggcatatttgagctaaagtattaacgaagggcaaatgtgctcaatttcgtaccGTACAAgagcatatttggacctttgacCAATAATTAATACAGAGAAAAGTGTTAAAAATATCTAAATTAATGTTTGAATGTGAATTTGGACCACCATTTCTCGAAATTCGACCACCTACTTTGATCTACGCCACACATAGACATTGAATCTTTggggaaaaaaatataaaatccacACTTTTTTGTGGAACCTATGTGGGCTCCAGTGGAGGAAAATGTAAAAAAATGGGGGAGGACATCGATCTGCCTAGGGAAAAAGGGTGGTCCTTTTTTAATTCATGTATAACTTATGTAATACATGAATGCGTTATACAAACAGTTTCAAATTAATGTATAGCGCATGTAATACATGCGCTATAACTTTGTTAACGTATAACACATGTTTTACgtgcgctatatataaaatagttcttaattttttttttgcatttattttgatctccggaaccaaaataatgTTACTTTGGTTCCGGACTCGACGCCTTATTGGATCCTAGAGTTAAAATGTCACGGCAAAAAGACTAAGATTTTTGAAGACAAAATAGCCTTTCTTTCAGTGCTGAAAATTGATAGGGAATTGTGCGAGAAAGAGGCACCTCAACTTTCCCTGTGTTATATCAGGTGATAGGTCGTCGTACTTGGCCACCACACTCCCACTGCTCATCGCACTCTTTTTCCCCCTCAACAACTCCACATCACAAGATTCCACTTTCCTTCCTTTCCCTACCTTCTTTATTTCTCACTTTGTAACGTTCGAGTCCTGCAAATGGGAAAAAAACTTGATAACGTGGTACAAATTTAGACTAGTCAGAGCTTCATTTTTAATTGTATGCTATGTGCTTTTGTACAAGTATTACTCCATATTACAAGCAGCAAATTAAAGTTTAATTGTCATATACAGTTTTACAGAGAAGAAATCTGAGGTTGTACTCTTTCTCTCTCTTAAATTGTATTTTTTGTAACATATAAAATATCAACCGTGCTTATAATTAATTAATCAAGAAAAGTAACTAATCTGATATTTAGAGATTCAAaagcaaaaaaaaagaaaaggaaaatccaAATTTTGGTAATGGCGGCCCTTAGCTGTTCCTATTTTTCATGGAAAGCCATCAGCCTATTGCGAGTAATTTGGGAGTTGCAAGTAGTATACACATATAAATAACTTTTAAAAAAAGATGGTACGTACACATATATAGATGGCCCAGTCACATGCCTTCTTCAGATTTTGCGGCAGATGATCATCTTATTATTCGATTCAAGTCACCTAATTGTATCAAAGAACATCATTTACGAAAAAACATTTTACTTCACACCAAACATGCATGACCTCAAATTCAGTAATTTTCCTTTTGAAAGTTGATGTTGAATTCATGGAGGGCAACTTACatatatttctctcatttaaagAATGACAGTAATTAATAACGTTGTTAAATCTAGCAATCTTGAACATTGAATCAGATTGACTTTGTGGAGTACATAGCTCAAGCCTGTTTAAACTGAGAGACTTTACATTTGAAATAATAGACATACATAGTACGTAGCGctttaaaaaaatagtaaaaaagtTGGACTTGTTATCTACTAGATACCTAAAGCGCAAGTCATAGGAAAAATACAAGGGCATCACATTGCAAGTAAGGAGAATATTTGTGCTGataataaattttataataacATTTCACGTTATGTGTTGTTAATTcttaacaaaaataatatataaactTCGCTGGCTTCCAGTCTTGCCATCTTGCCACCCCATGTTAATGTTCCCCTCTTCGCACCTTCCATGTTCCCACTTCAAAACCTCTCCTTCCCATTACACCTCTTGACTTATTAATTAAcacctcaaaaagaaaaaagaagatatATATAGTTGATATATGACTTTAATTGGTTTACTTTGTGCATAAGATAACATGCTTTTTAGTAGTACCATGGCTTTTGTTCCTTCTACAGCACAAGAAACTAGTTCTGTTAATTTTCGAAACCATGAAGCAGCTAATGATGATCTCCCTTCCTCCTTCCCTAGTCATGTATTTCCCTCTTCTTGTGCTCCTCAACAAGAATTTCAaggttctctctctctctcacactcacTCTATCTCTATGTATTTTGTAAATAACTTGATGAATTCAAGATTTAGAGATGAGTTAGTGAATTCTGCTCTCTATATGGGTTATATCTTTTCCACACACATTACACATATATAGTGTGAGCTAAATGCAGTGAATTCTAAATTATGagttttaaacttgatattgcaTCCATATCTATGTTTCGTATAAAAAATGACCCATTCATTTCATATTGCATCACGGTGTCTAGTCTAGATCTACCACTATGTGAGCTAGCAAAATAGTAGGAATATGACATATTTATTGTGATGGCGGATGCAGGAATTTCACCGTTGTTAATGAGGAGAGCCATGTCATTTGATCATAATCAAGAATCGAGAGTGGACGACGACATGTCTGATGACGATGGCTCTTCACATTTACTTGGGGAGAAGAAGAGGAGGCTGAATTTGGAGCAAGTGAAGGCACTTGAGAGAAGTTTTGAGATGGGGAACAAGCTTGAGCCTGAGAGGAAAATGCAACTGGCTAGAGCTCTAGGATTGAAACCCAGGCAGATTGCAATTTGGTTCCAGAACAGAAGAGCTAGGTGTAAGACTAAGCAATTGGAGAAAGATTACGAAATCTTGAAGCGACAATGTGATAAACTTAAGATTGATAATGATGCACTCAAGACTCAAAACAAAAAACTTCACTCTGAGGTACGTAACACAATTGAACTTGACTTTTATATTCAGACTAGAATTTGACTTAAACGTCTTTGGATCATGCTATTGGGAAACTCGCTCCGTATTGCATTTACTAGATGATTTTCCAAGATTCTTTTAGCTGAAATCAGTTTAGGTTTAATTTGATTTCTAGTGCGTTTTAGAAATTAAACCACCATCACTCACAAACGCTAGTAGACGGGTTTGCAGTTTGGTAGAACCCAGTATTTAAGTACATTGATTATGTTTCTTTCAAATCTACCCTTGTTTTAATAAATGATCTGTTAATTTTATGGAAGTCTCTTAACAATTATTACTCATTTTATGGATAGGCAAAGGACTATTTAGTCAAATACTGTAATTCTTATTATTAATACTATTAAATGATTTTTTAATGAGTTTGCCAAAACCATAAACGATAACCGAAAAAGACCGAAGGAAGTAGTTTTAATTGTTCATGTTTCGCATTGATCATTCTGGTGGCAGTTGCAGTTATTGAGTCTGGGAAACAGAGAATCAGCTGGAGATACACCACCAATATTATTTAATCTGAACAAGGAAAACGAAGGGTGTAATTGGAACATCAATGGAAGTGGTGATGAGAACAACAGTACTATAGATGTAAATCTTGGAACCacaacaacaagaacatcatCAACAAACAGCCCACTCAACAGCCATGATATTTTTCCAACAGCTTATAAAGTAGAGCAAACTGTCAATGAAGAAGGATTTTGCAACATGTTCACCAATGTGGAAGATCAGACCAATTTTTGGCCATTGCCAGTGCAGCAACACTTTTACTAATTTTAATTTCTTTCAAGTTATTCAAATTAAACCATTTTTTTGGGTCTTATGCCGACAGTTAAATTTACTGTGTGTATAGTAAAATGCACATATGTTAATGTTATTGTACCAGGATTGTTATTAAAGACTTGAAAGTGACGATGCAACAAATTGGTAATTGATATTAGTAGTatttgatttttcaattcttgTGAGAGACAGAGGTGTTGTTTTTGCAAGGTTGGACCACTTGGGAGGAcagattaaaataataaaaaagattCATGTTCTGAGCATTATCAGGAGAGACTGTGGTGCAGGGTCACCTTTTCTGGCTATGGGCCATAACCTATACAATTCGAAAGAGAAGGGCAAAAAAGGAAGATTCTCTCCTTGCACTAGTATTTGTTGTTGCTTCAGATATGGAGCCTTCTtgttactttcttttctttaaatGTTTTGTTGGTTAATACCTGAATATTATTATACTTCCTTCCCATATTTTATCATCTCATTAACAGAGggtaagaaattaaaaaaaaaacttctgACAGAAGCTAAAAATATACTACAAAATATCAAAGTGATCCTTACTACCAACAATTAAGATGTATGGGAGTTTTGTATGTCCTTTATATTCTGTCTCCACATAATAAGGTGACTTTTAGATCAAAGGGTCCTAACAAGTCATGTTATTTCTTGTAAAGTGAAGATGATATGATTAAAtagtttctaaatatagaaacgTGAGAATCTTTCTGTGACATACTAAAAATGAAAGTGTCACGTAAAATAGAGATATCATTTTTGCGAGAAATATATATCATTTACTGTCTAGTAAAAAGAAATGGTATGAACATCATTGTAGAGAAGCTTCTTTTGACTGTGCAGTACTACTAATAAAGTTGCAGATTCTGATGATTTAAGGATGATTTACAGATTGCTTTGCTTCTAAAACAATAATATATGAGCAATGAGAAGAATTACTAGTATGATTTTTAACGAGTGTCAAAGATCAGAGTCAGGCCAGGAATCCAACCACAAAATTACGAGGGGAAAGACCAAAGAGATAGGGATAAAGAAGAAAACAGAACAATGTTGCTTACTGGGGAATGAGTCATTTTTCTATATTAGTAACTCTTTCTGCCTACTGTTGTGACCTGTATGTCAGTCTCtgtttaaagaaaaaaaatcttgCGACTCCTTTTCTGAGATGCTGAAATTTAAGTATGGCAAAAGGACTAACAAAAGAAACCAAAAGGATACGAAATGAGAAAACACAACATTGTGTTCCATCAAAACAATGAGGGGAGAGTCTGGTACGTCATATGATTATAACtatatatgcaaaaaatgaggaacttgTATATTGCACACAAGCGCGTAATCACAATTTATACCTATACTCTTATGAAGATTATATAATGAATTAGGCAGTCAGAATAGTCTGTCACATGTCAAGCTAAATCAGGCGTATAATTTGATGGTCGCCATAAAAGGAAATGAAAAAGGAGAAAGTATGTGCAAAAACTTGGCTCAATTTATTACGAAGAAAGAGAAAATTTTAGCATACATCCTTTGATAAGAGCATTCGTTTTCAAACAAGAAAAATCAATTCTCGTGCTCGTAGATAAGATATAATTATATAGAACCAACTTAGGCCACATTAAAATATTAATAGCTGCGATTCTAACCTGGAAATCTTC containing:
- the LOC104121613 gene encoding homeobox-leucine zipper protein ATHB-23-like isoform X2, yielding MLFSSTMAFVPSTAQETSSVNFRNHEAANDDLPSSFPSHVFPSSCAPQQEFQGISPLLMRRAMSFDHNQESRVDDDMSDDDGSSHLLGEKKRRLNLEQVKALERSFEMGNKLEPERKMQLARALGLKPRQIAIWFQNRRARCKTKQLEKDYEILKRQCDKLKIDNDALKTQNKKLHSELLSLGNRESAGDTPPILFNLNKENEGCNWNINGSGDENNSTIDVNLGTTTTRTSSTNSPLNSHDIFPTAYKVEQTVNEEGFCNMFTNVEDQTNFWPLPVQQHFY
- the LOC104121613 gene encoding homeobox-leucine zipper protein ATHB-23-like isoform X1, encoding MLFSSTMAFVPSTAQETSSVNFRNHEAANDDLPSSFPSHVFPSSCAPQQEFQGISPLLMRRAMSFDHNQESRVDDDMSDDDGSSHLLGEKKRRLNLEQVKALERSFEMGNKLEPERKMQLARALGLKPRQIAIWFQNRRARCKTKQLEKDYEILKRQCDKLKIDNDALKTQNKKLHSELQLLSLGNRESAGDTPPILFNLNKENEGCNWNINGSGDENNSTIDVNLGTTTTRTSSTNSPLNSHDIFPTAYKVEQTVNEEGFCNMFTNVEDQTNFWPLPVQQHFY